The Candidatus Peregrinibacteria bacterium sequence CATCTGGGAAGGGAAAATGTATTCCCTCCATTATATCATAAAAATGACGAAGAATGAAGGCAAATTTCTATGAAAACGTCAAGACCTCTGGAGCAAAAATAAGAAGTGTCCCGAGAATAAGCATCAGGATTCCTCCGATTATGTTTGAAGCTCGTGCATACTTGTGAGTAATTCCAATTTTCTCAATGGAATACAGCGCAATTCCAAAAACAATAAAGTCATCGAACATATACGCAAAAATATAAATAACGATGTACCAAATTTTTTCCAAGATAGGAAGAACGGAAAGATGGAGAATTTGCGTAAATGTTTGAGGAATTCCAATAGAGCATGCAAATTCGATAATGTTTACAGAAAAAGCGAGCGCAAGAATTCCAAAAAAGGTCACAATAGTGAGTGGAGAATGCGCAATAGCCTGAATTTTGTTCGTAATTTTTTTCTTCTGTTCAGAGCTCGTTACTTTACAGGTTCCATCAGAGAAGGTTCCTTCGTACAGGAAAAAGAATCCCGATCCAAGAGCAACAAAGCCAACAATTGGGGTGATCCATGCATCAAGTCCTACAAAATTCCAAGTGGAAAACCACAGTGTTAAAATCATCGCGTACATAATGGCTTCTGCGAGAAGAAAAATTCCCGCGACCACAAACATTTTGAATCGATCTCCAATTTGAATAAGTGCGAGGAGAAAAACAATAAGTACCCACATCGCACATGGATTGAATCCATCGATAAGCCCGAGGATAAAAGAAAGCGCTGAGGGACTTTTTAACTCGGCAAGATCGAGAGGTCCCCACAGTGGAACATTGACAATGAGCGAAGTAGCTGCGCATTCTGTGCTATTTGCATCACATACTGATGCTTCATAATCGTAGACGCGAAGATTGTCTTTTTGTGCCCATGCTTCGCGGAAAGTGAGCAATGAACTTTTGGAATTATACGCTTTCTTGATCTTTGCCCCCATATTTTCTGCAGAATCAAATCCTACGAAAATTTCATCGCCAACAATGGTAATCGGTGTACTCTTTGAAAGATTATATTTTTTGGTGAGTTCTAGGAACATTTTTCCGGCTTCTTTACTTTTTTCAATATCGAGTATTTGAATGGAAAAATTTGGATTTTCCTTTTTCCACTCAGCTAAAAATTTCTTTTCATCTCGGCAATGTCCGCACTTTTCCCTCGAAAACATCGAAATCACCGCAGTATCATTTTGTACATCTTCAAGAGCAGGGGAAAAACTTTGGTATATATACGATCCGATAGTTCCCAACAGGAAAATTCCGGCAAATATGTAAAACAAAATTTCTCTCTTTGAAGAAAACGAAAAAAATTTCATAGGAGATGAAGAGAAAATCCAGAACAAAAACAGACCGCATCATGGTATCAGAAAGAATCCAGAAATCCAATGTTCAAATTCAGTAAAATTCAGTATTATTTCGGCATGGGCACTATTCCTGAATATTCGGCTACGGTAATAGAAGTTATATCCGCCGCGAAGGAAACAAAACTCTTTCGCCTTAAACTATCTGAATCTTCACCACCATTTCATTTTACAGTTGGACAGTTTATTTCCATTTTTATTGAGGAAAAAGTATTTCGCGCCTATTCCATTGCGTCGTCTTCGAAGAAACTTCCTCTCATCGAACTCTGTGTCAAGATTATTCCAGGAGGAAAGGGAAGTGAGCATCTTGATCATCTTGCCCCGGGAGATGTGATAACATTTCGAGGACCGTTTGGATCATGCGTTCTCAAAGATCTTCAAAAAAGTAAGATATTTATTGCCGGAGGAACCGGAATTGCACCAATAAAAGCTTTTGTTGACGAGCTCAAAGAAGAAAGATTTGGCGGAGAAGAGGAACTTCTCTACGGAGTCAGAACACCGGAATATGCGGTGTACACTGATGAATTTAAAAATCTCTCATCAGATCATTTTCGATGGATTCTCTGCGCGAGTGACATGGAGAAGAATGACTCTGAAAAATATCCTCGGTATCCCACTGACGTTCTTCAGAAATATCCGCCGGAATATTTTAGAGATAAAGAAGTGTATGTGTGTGGTCCTCCACCACTTGTAAAGGAAACAATCCACATTCTCACAGAAGAAAAAAATTTCCCGAAAGAATACATCTTTACAGAAGCATATTAGCGAAGAATTCAGAATTTCCTCGTCAGCGCTTCTCTGACAAGAAATTTTATTTTTTGCTATTTATCAAAGTTTCCATGATTCCTGAAAAATTACAAAACATTATTACTGAATTCGAATCGATCGAACAAAAAATGAGCGATCCTTCTGTATTCGGCGATCCAATCCAGATGAAAGTTCTCGGGAAAAAAAGAGCGGGAATGGCGAGCCTCATGCAAATTGCCAAAAAATATTTGGGAAAACAAAAAGAAATAACAAACCTTTTAGAAATGGAAAAAGACACTGATCCTGAAATTTCCAAAATGGCGAAAATGGAACTGGAAAGCACAGAAAAAGAATTCAAAATTCTGGAAGAAGAAGCGAAAAAGGCACTCATTCCAAAAAATCCAAATGATGAGAAAGATGTGATTATGGAAATCAGGCCAGCTGCAGGAGGAGAAGAATCTTCGCTGTTTGGCTATGAATATGCACGAGCAATTTTTCGATATTGCGAAAACAAGAAATTTACTGTGGAGCTTTTTTCCAAAAGTGATTCGGATTCTGGAGGAGTGAAAGAGCTTATTTTTGCAGTTCGAGGAGATGGCGCATATTCGAAACTCAAGTATGAAAGTGGGGTTCACCGCGTTCAACGTATTCCAAAAACAGAATCCCAAGGACGAGTTCACACTTCCACAATTACCGTTGTTGTCATGCCAGAAG is a genomic window containing:
- a CDS encoding FAD-dependent oxidoreductase, with translation MGTIPEYSATVIEVISAAKETKLFRLKLSESSPPFHFTVGQFISIFIEEKVFRAYSIASSSKKLPLIELCVKIIPGGKGSEHLDHLAPGDVITFRGPFGSCVLKDLQKSKIFIAGGTGIAPIKAFVDELKEERFGGEEELLYGVRTPEYAVYTDEFKNLSSDHFRWILCASDMEKNDSEKYPRYPTDVLQKYPPEYFRDKEVYVCGPPPLVKETIHILTEEKNFPKEYIFTEAY
- a CDS encoding glutaredoxin, whose protein sequence is MKFFSFSSKREILFYIFAGIFLLGTIGSYIYQSFSPALEDVQNDTAVISMFSREKCGHCRDEKKFLAEWKKENPNFSIQILDIEKSKEAGKMFLELTKKYNLSKSTPITIVGDEIFVGFDSAENMGAKIKKAYNSKSSLLTFREAWAQKDNLRVYDYEASVCDANSTECAATSLIVNVPLWGPLDLAELKSPSALSFILGLIDGFNPCAMWVLIVFLLALIQIGDRFKMFVVAGIFLLAEAIMYAMILTLWFSTWNFVGLDAWITPIVGFVALGSGFFFLYEGTFSDGTCKVTSSEQKKKITNKIQAIAHSPLTIVTFFGILALAFSVNIIEFACSIGIPQTFTQILHLSVLPILEKIWYIVIYIFAYMFDDFIVFGIALYSIEKIGITHKYARASNIIGGILMLILGTLLIFAPEVLTFS
- the prfA gene encoding peptide chain release factor 1, with protein sequence MPEKLQNIITEFESIEQKMSDPSVFGDPIQMKVLGKKRAGMASLMQIAKKYLGKQKEITNLLEMEKDTDPEISKMAKMELESTEKEFKILEEEAKKALIPKNPNDEKDVIMEIRPAAGGEESSLFGYEYARAIFRYCENKKFTVELFSKSDSDSGGVKELIFAVRGDGAYSKLKYESGVHRVQRIPKTESQGRVHTSTITVVVMPEVEEIEFEIHPSDVRVDVFRSSGPGGQSVNTTDSAVRLTHIPTGVTVSCQDEKSQLKNKTKAFRILRARLHQAAEEKRMKEEGEKRLAQIGSGDRSEKIRTYNFPQDRVTDHRIHENFSNIPAIMDGDFDDIVHALTEAENLERLKGSGGK